A genomic region of Chaetodon auriga isolate fChaAug3 chromosome 11, fChaAug3.hap1, whole genome shotgun sequence contains the following coding sequences:
- the atoh7 gene encoding transcription factor atoh7 gives MKTRRPSCTDSGSESSEPDSKSPEKYETATRRRMAANARERKRMQGLNTAFDRLRKVVPQWGQDKKLSKYETLQMALSYIMALNRILTDARRHNAPHRQWLDLQFDCVQPENYPCLMRYDSPTEQEYIQSSFSYQFDGHQVHA, from the coding sequence ATGAAGACTCGTCGACCCAGCTGCACTGACTCTGGATCTGAGTCCTCAGAACCAGACTCCAAGAGCCCAGAGAAATATGAAACAGCCACGAGGCGACGGATGGCTGCCAAtgcaagagagaggaagaggatgcagGGTTTGAACACAGCCTTTGATCGCTTGCGTAAAGTCGTTCCCCAGTGGGGCCAGGACAAAAAGCTGTCCAAGTATGAAACTCTGCAGATGGCCCTCAGCTACATCATGGCCCTAAACCGGATCCTGACAGACGCCAGGAGGCACAACGCTCCTCACAGGCAGTGGCTGGACCTGCAGTTTGACTGCGTGCAGCCTGAAAACTACCCGTGCCTCATGAGGTACGACTCTCCGACTGAACAGGAGTACATCCAATCATCGTTCTCGTATCAGTTTGACGGCCATCAGGTCCACGCATAA
- the pkd2l1 gene encoding polycystin-2-like protein 1 — MKCLNNRADSHLTGQVECELDSVGNGAWVNQGFCDSPPPLPRAVSTIYNPQSLFQGSMDSMYKLDTLGPFPEEPPSSDSSLVKKQRGCCSFIKGLWGTTLTENTSNNRELFVRTTLRELLVYLVFLVDICLLTYGMTSSSTYYYTKAMTDLFVNTASESGVKFQSISTMADFWTYAQGPLLDSLYWTKWYNNQSMDSGDQSFIYYENMLLGVPRMRQIKIMNNSCKVHSDFQDEITGCFDVYNEKKEDDLSFGLINGTAWSFHTEKEIKGSSHWGLLTTYSGGGYYQDLGRTKEESTIVLKELVDNLWLDRGTRVVFIDFSTYNANINMFCVIRLVVEIPATGGAIPSYQIRTVKLIRYITNWDYFILGCEMFFCLFILYYVVEEILELRIHKFSYFKSIWNILDIVVIMLAIVAIAFNIFRTVKVDSLLGKLLENPDIYADFEFLAFWQTQYNNMNAVNLFFAWIKIFKYISFNKTMTQLSSTLGRCAKDILGFAIMFFIVFFAYAQLGYLLFGTEVESFSTFVKCIFTQFRIILGDFDYNAIDRANRVLGPIYFVTYVFFVFFVLLNMFLAIINDTYSEVKEELSSQKDELQITDFIKQSYMKTFTKLKLKKEKISDVQKALRSGSGEIEFKDFRKTLKEMGHADHEISAAFSRFDRDGNQILDEDEQERMKIELEEKRDALCAEINNLGMNYGKELLEKPPVTSNEEKNHSSHTSVDREQFLRLSRQVLHLESSVEGISSRIELIMENLGLQEKAKRNEMAGKLRFDNDSDETASNGSVLVCVDRETKADMSSRRSAVCTKSVHDCHM, encoded by the exons ATGAAGTGCCTGAACAACCGGGCCGACAGCCACCTGACTGGACAGGTGGAGTGCGAGTTGGACAGTGTGGGCAATGGGGCCTGGGTGAACCAGGGCTTCTGCGACTCCCCTCCGCCTCTGCCCAGAGCTGTGAGCACCATCTACAACCCCCAGTCCCTCTTCCAGGGCTCCATGGACAGCATGTACAAACTGGACACGCTCGGCCCATTCCCAGAAGAACCCCCatcctctgacagcagcctggTGAAGAAACAAAGAGGCTGCTGCTCGTTTATCAAAG GCTTGTGGGGCACAACATTGACTGAAAACACCTCAAACAACAGAGAACTGTTTGTACGTACCACACTACGGGAGTTACTGGTCTATCTGGTGTTCCTGGTGGATATATGCCTCT TGACATATGGTATGACCAGCTCAAGCACCTACTACTACACTAAAGCCATGACGGATCTGTTTGTGAATACAGCCAGTGAAAGTGGGGTTAAGTTTCAGTCCATTAGCACCATGGCCGACTTCTGGACT TATGCTCAGGGCCCATTACTAGATAGCCTCTACTGGACTAAATGGTACAATAACCAGTCCATGGACAGTGGAGACCAGTCCTTCATCTACTATGAGAACATGCTGCTGGGAGTCCCCAGAATGAGGCAGATCAAGATCATGAACAACTCCTGCAAGGTCCACAGCGACTTCCAAGATGAGATCACGGGATGTTTTGATGTTTACAATGAAAAGAAGGAGGATGACCTGAGCTTTGGTCTCATCAATGGCACTGC ctggagCTTCCACACGGAGAAAGAAATCAAAGGTTCCTCTCACTGGGGCTTACTGACCACATATAGCGGAGGGGGATACTATCAAGATCTGGGTCGGACCAAAGAGGAGAGCACCATTGTATTGAAGGAACTGGTGGACAACCTGTGGCTAGACCGAGGAACCAGAGTGGTCTTCATCGACTTCTCCACTTATAACgcaaacatcaacatgttcTGCGTCATTAG GTTGGTGGTTGAAATCCCGGCGACCGGTGGAGCGATCCCTTCTTACCAGATTAGAACAGTCAAACTGATTCGCTACATCACCAACTGGGATTACTTCATCCTTGGCTGTGAGATGTTCTTCTGTTTATTCATCCTCTATTATGTTGTGGAGGAGATTCTTGAGTTGCGTATACACAAGTTCTCCTACTTCAAAAGCATCTGGAACATACTGGACATTGTTGTCATAATG CTCGCCATTGTTGCCATTGCATTCAATATTTTCCGGACTGTCAAAGTGGACAGCTTGCTTGGCAAACTGCTGGAAAACCCTGATATCTATGCTGACTTTGAATTTCTGGCCTTCTGGCAAACACAGTACAACAACATGAATGCAGTGAACTTGTTCTTTGCATGGATCAAG ATTTTCAAGTACATCAGTTTTAACAAAACCATGACTCAGTTGTCCTCCACACTGGGTCGATGCGCTAAAGACATCTTGGGCTTTGCCATTATGTTCTTCATCGTGTTCTTCGCCTATGCTCAGCTTGGATATTTGCTCTTTGGGACAGAGGTTGAATCTTTCAGCACCTTTGTCAAGTGCAT cttcacaCAGTTCAGGATTATTCTTGGAGACTTTGATTACAATGCCATCGACCGTGCTAACAGAGTTCTTGGACCGATCTACTTCGTCACCTAtgtgttctttgtcttttttgttctaCTG AACATGTTTCTCGCCATCATCAATGATACATATTCTGAGGTTAAGGAAGAGCTCTCATCCCAAAAAGATGAGCTCCAGATTACCGACTTCATCAAACAG AGCTATATGAAGACCTTTACGAAGTTGAAactgaagaaggagaaaataTCAGATGTTCAGAAAGCGCTACGATCTGGATCTGGAGAAATTGAATTCAAGGACTTCAGAAAGACTCTGAAAGA GATGGGACATGCTGATCATGAGATTTCTGCAGCCTTCTCACGGTTTGACCGTGATGGGAACCAAATTCTAGACGAAGATGAACAAGAGAGGATGAAAATCGAGCTGGAGGAAAAGAGG GATGCTCTTTGTGCTGAAATCAACAATCTTGGAATGAATTATGGGAAAGAATTACTGGAGAAGCCTCCTGTAACATCTAATGAGGAGAAGAACCACTCCAGTCATACCTCTGTGGACCGGGAACAGTTTCTAAG ACTGTCCAGACAAGTTCTACACCTTGAAAGCTCCGTGGAAGGCATCTCATCGAGGATTGAGCTGATTATGGAGAATCTGGGATTACAAGAGAAAGCTAAACGGAATGAAATGGCAGGGAAACTGAGGTTTGATAATGAT AGTGATGAAACTGCCTCAAACGGGAGTGTCCTGGTTTGTGTGGACAGAGAGACGAAGGCTGACATGTCATCAAGGAGATCAGCAGTTTGTACCAAGTCCGTACATGACTGTCATATGTGA
- the tial1 gene encoding nucleolysin TIAR isoform X1, giving the protein MDDESHPKTLYVGNLSRDVTEILILQLFTQIGPCKSCKMITEHTSNDPYCFVEFFEHRDAAAALAAMNGRKILGKEVKVNWATTPSSQKKDTSNHFHVFVGDLSPEITTEDVKAAFAPFGKISDARVVKDMTTGKSKGYGFVSFYNKLDAENAIINMGGQWLGGRQIRTNWATRKPPAPKSAQDNGSKHLRFDDVVTQSSPQNCTVYCGGIQSGLSEHLMRQTFSPFGQIMEVRVFPEKGYSFIRFSSHDSAAHAIVSVNGTVIEGHIVKCFWGKESPDMAKNPQQVEYSQWGQWNQLYGNPQQQYGQYVTNGWQVPSYSMYGQTWNQQGFGVEQSQSPAWMGSFGSPSAQAAAQPGQVMSNLANFSMAGYQTQ; this is encoded by the exons ATGGACGACGAAAGCCACCCCAAAACCCT GTATGTGGGAAACCTCTCCAGGGATGTAACAGAGATTTTGATTCTGCAACTCTTCACCCAGATAGGGCCTTGCAAAAGTTGTAAAATGATCACAGAG CATACAAGCAATGACCCCTACTGCTTTGTGGAGTTCTTTGAACACAGAGATGCGGCGGCAGCCCTTGCAGCCATGAACGGGAGGAAGATATTAGGAAAG GAGGTCAAAGTAAATTGGGCCACCACTCCAAGTAGCCAGAAGAAAGACACATCCA ATCACTTCCATGTGTTTGTGGGTGATTTGAGCCCTGAGATTACCACTGAGGATGTCAAGGCTGCATTTGCACCCTTTGGGAAAATCTC GGATGCCCGTGTTGTGAAGGACATGACGACAGGCAAATCAAAGGGGTATGGATTTGTGTCCTTCTACAACAAACTG GATGCAGAGAATGCCATCATTAACATGGGGGGACAGTGGCTTGGAGGACGCCAAATCAGGACCAACTGGGCGACACGTAAACCACCGGCTCCAAAGAGTGCCCAGGACA atgGCTCGAAGCATCTGAGGTTTGATGACGTAGTGACACAGTCCAGTCCACAGaactgtactgtgtactgtggagGGATCCAGTCAGGACTATCAG AACACCTAATGCGACAGACCTTCTCACCGTTTGGTCAAATAATGGAAGTCCGAGTTTTCCCAGAGAAAGGATACTCCTTCATCAG GTTTTCCTCCCATGACAGTGCTGCCCATGCCATCGTTTCAGTCAATGGCACAGTCATTGAAGGACACATAGTGAAATGCTTCTGGGGTAAAGAATCTCCTGACATGGCAAAGAATCCACAGCAG GTTGAGTACAGTCAGTGGGGGCAGTGGAACCAACTCTATGGGAATCCACAGCAGCAGTATGGACAGTATGTAACCAATGGGTGGCAAGTTCCCTCCTACAGCATGTACGGTCAGACTTGGAACCAGCAAGGATTTGGAGTAGA GCAGTCCCAGTCACCAGCCTGGATGGGAAGCTTTGGATCTCCATCTGCTCAGGCTGCAGCCCAGCCCGGTCAAGTCATGTCCAACCTGGCCAACTTCAGCATGGCTGGCTACCAAACGCAGTGA
- the tial1 gene encoding nucleolysin TIAR isoform X2, protein MSRLHLHPLGKSRRAPTADFKNAWDARVVKDMTTGKSKGYGFVSFYNKLDAENAIINMGGQWLGGRQIRTNWATRKPPAPKSAQDNGSKHLRFDDVVTQSSPQNCTVYCGGIQSGLSEHLMRQTFSPFGQIMEVRVFPEKGYSFIRFSSHDSAAHAIVSVNGTVIEGHIVKCFWGKESPDMAKNPQQVEYSQWGQWNQLYGNPQQQYGQYVTNGWQVPSYSMYGQTWNQQGFGVEQSQSPAWMGSFGSPSAQAAAQPGQVMSNLANFSMAGYQTQ, encoded by the exons ATGTCAAGGCTGCATTTGCACCCTTTGGGAAAATCTC GAAGAGCACCAACAGCAGATTTTAAGAATGCATG GGATGCCCGTGTTGTGAAGGACATGACGACAGGCAAATCAAAGGGGTATGGATTTGTGTCCTTCTACAACAAACTG GATGCAGAGAATGCCATCATTAACATGGGGGGACAGTGGCTTGGAGGACGCCAAATCAGGACCAACTGGGCGACACGTAAACCACCGGCTCCAAAGAGTGCCCAGGACA atgGCTCGAAGCATCTGAGGTTTGATGACGTAGTGACACAGTCCAGTCCACAGaactgtactgtgtactgtggagGGATCCAGTCAGGACTATCAG AACACCTAATGCGACAGACCTTCTCACCGTTTGGTCAAATAATGGAAGTCCGAGTTTTCCCAGAGAAAGGATACTCCTTCATCAG GTTTTCCTCCCATGACAGTGCTGCCCATGCCATCGTTTCAGTCAATGGCACAGTCATTGAAGGACACATAGTGAAATGCTTCTGGGGTAAAGAATCTCCTGACATGGCAAAGAATCCACAGCAG GTTGAGTACAGTCAGTGGGGGCAGTGGAACCAACTCTATGGGAATCCACAGCAGCAGTATGGACAGTATGTAACCAATGGGTGGCAAGTTCCCTCCTACAGCATGTACGGTCAGACTTGGAACCAGCAAGGATTTGGAGTAGA GCAGTCCCAGTCACCAGCCTGGATGGGAAGCTTTGGATCTCCATCTGCTCAGGCTGCAGCCCAGCCCGGTCAAGTCATGTCCAACCTGGCCAACTTCAGCATGGCTGGCTACCAAACGCAGTGA
- the tial1 gene encoding nucleolysin TIAR isoform X3: MDARVVKDMTTGKSKGYGFVSFYNKLDAENAIINMGGQWLGGRQIRTNWATRKPPAPKSAQDNGSKHLRFDDVVTQSSPQNCTVYCGGIQSGLSEHLMRQTFSPFGQIMEVRVFPEKGYSFIRFSSHDSAAHAIVSVNGTVIEGHIVKCFWGKESPDMAKNPQQVEYSQWGQWNQLYGNPQQQYGQYVTNGWQVPSYSMYGQTWNQQGFGVEQSQSPAWMGSFGSPSAQAAAQPGQVMSNLANFSMAGYQTQ, encoded by the exons AT GGATGCCCGTGTTGTGAAGGACATGACGACAGGCAAATCAAAGGGGTATGGATTTGTGTCCTTCTACAACAAACTG GATGCAGAGAATGCCATCATTAACATGGGGGGACAGTGGCTTGGAGGACGCCAAATCAGGACCAACTGGGCGACACGTAAACCACCGGCTCCAAAGAGTGCCCAGGACA atgGCTCGAAGCATCTGAGGTTTGATGACGTAGTGACACAGTCCAGTCCACAGaactgtactgtgtactgtggagGGATCCAGTCAGGACTATCAG AACACCTAATGCGACAGACCTTCTCACCGTTTGGTCAAATAATGGAAGTCCGAGTTTTCCCAGAGAAAGGATACTCCTTCATCAG GTTTTCCTCCCATGACAGTGCTGCCCATGCCATCGTTTCAGTCAATGGCACAGTCATTGAAGGACACATAGTGAAATGCTTCTGGGGTAAAGAATCTCCTGACATGGCAAAGAATCCACAGCAG GTTGAGTACAGTCAGTGGGGGCAGTGGAACCAACTCTATGGGAATCCACAGCAGCAGTATGGACAGTATGTAACCAATGGGTGGCAAGTTCCCTCCTACAGCATGTACGGTCAGACTTGGAACCAGCAAGGATTTGGAGTAGA GCAGTCCCAGTCACCAGCCTGGATGGGAAGCTTTGGATCTCCATCTGCTCAGGCTGCAGCCCAGCCCGGTCAAGTCATGTCCAACCTGGCCAACTTCAGCATGGCTGGCTACCAAACGCAGTGA
- the bag3 gene encoding BAG family molecular chaperone regulator 3 isoform X1 — protein sequence MFQYSTGSNMNGVKTQSPILTMASNDNEPLPLGWEVKIDPQTGWPFFVDHNNRTTTWNDPRHDTKKVREVSANGPNIPPEPSPQETQKTFVREMKHPILRPGYVPIPVFHEGAELRQQQHPCYSYIQPSTAQNIRTDGRTSSPTPGLHCRPRSPLHGPSDNCSTEPGKASSPVSQTPEVYTVPHHQPSRPSSTSLQAGYIPIPVIHEGGGGQTQTQAQLNPSVYSQRSPFPEHQQPFHRIQTDEWPGYSAAIQSPRERASPILLPQHRDSIHLPPHVRSQSPIITQVLGERPQAQQHVLTRDPPQRIEQEQQSTQQKPENTQLPQPLHTEPDVQKPQQPQQFHQPPPQQPQQFHQPQPFHQPQQFQQPQQFHQPQQFQQPQQFQQPPQFQQAPPQMPPQPQHPEQSMPPQQQFQQPQKQEQQFQQPQKSEQPQQHTADITVQIPPKPEAQDMTAVPPEVPPVKVEAEQAAQCPIHPGLAKVQQIVDRVSKLEQEVKCFDGKKNDKKYLLLEELLTKELLALDSVDPEGRADVRQARRDGVRRVQTILEELEQLEEQPAKPANETAMEGDNLTQKGEPSMITKENVVLAKEIS from the exons ATGTTTCAGTACTCGACAGGCAGCAACATGAACGGCGTGAAGACGCAGTCACCGATCCTGACCATGGCCAGCAATGACAACGAACCTCTCCCCCTCGGATGGGAGGTGAAAATTGACCCTCAGACCGGATGGCCCTTCTTTGTGGATCACAATAACCGCACGACAACCTGGAATGACCCGAGACACGACACgaaaaag GTCAGAGAAGTGTCAGCAAATGGACCCAACATACCACCAGAACCAAGTCCTCAGGAGACGCAGAAGACCTTTGTGAGGGAGATGAAGCACCCCATTCTTCGCCCAGGTTATGTTCCTATCCCAGTCTTTCATGAGGGTGCAGaactgaggcagcagcagcatccatgtTATTCCTACATCCAGCCAAGCACTGCACAGAATATCCGGACAGACGGGCGGACATCTTCCCCCACGCCAGGGCTCCACTGCAGGCCAAGATCACCTTTACATGGACCTTCAGACAACTGCTCCACTGAGCCTGGAAAGGCCAGCTCGCCTGTTTCTCAAACACCAGAG gTTTACACTGTCCCGCATCACCAACCTTCACGGCCCAGCAGCACTAGTCTTCAAGCAGGTTACATCCCCATCCCGGTGATCCATGAGGGCGGAGGAGGCCAAACGCAAACACAGGCTCAATTAAATCCCTCAGTATACTCTCAGCGCAGCCCCTTCCCCGAGCACCAGCAGCCCTTCCATCGCATTCAGACGGACGAATGGCCTGGCTACTCTGCAGCAATCCAGTCTCCCCGGGAAAGGGCTTCCCCGATACTGCTTCCCCAGCATCGTGATTCTATTCACCTCCCACCTCATGTTAGAAGCCAGTCACCTATTATTACACAGGTGCTGGGAGAAAGACCACAg GCTCAGCAGCACGTCCTCACAAGAGACCCACCCCAGAGAATTGAGCAGGAACAACAAAGCACTCAACAGAAACCTGAGAACACACAGCTCCCCCAGCCATTGCACACAGAACCTGATGTCCAGAAGCCTCAACAACCTCAACAGTTCCACCAGCCTCCACCTCAGCAACCTCAACAGTTCCACCAACCTCAACCGTTCCACCAACCTCAGCAGTTCCAACAACCTCAGCAGTTCCACCAACCTCAGCAGTTTCAACAACCTCAGCAGTTCCAGCAACCACCACAGTTCCAGCAGGCACCACCTCAGATGCCTCCACAGCCTCAGCATCCTGAACAGTCAATGCCACCGCAGCAACAGTTCCAGCAGCCCCAGAAACAAGAGCAACAGTTCCAGCAACCCCAGAAATCAGAGCAACCACAACAACATACTGCAGATATCACAGTTCAAATACCCCCAAAACCAGAGGCCCAGGACATGACAGCCGTTCCCCCAGAGGTCCCACCTGTAAAGGTAGAGGCTGAACAGGCTGCTCAGTGCCCTATCCACCCAGGCTTGGCTAAGGTACAACAGATAGTCGACCGGGTTTCTAAACTGGAGCAGgaggtgaaatgttttgatgGAAAGAAGAATGATAAGAAATACTTGTTACTGGAGGAGTTGCTGACCAAAGAGCTCTTAGCACTGGACTCGGTCGACCCAGAGGGTCGTGCAGATGTGCGGCAGGCAAGACGGGATGGAGTCCGACGTGTTCAGACCATACTGGAAGAACTGGAGCAACTGGAGGAACAGCCAGCCAAGCCTGCCAACGAGACCGCGATGGAGGGAGACAACTTGACACAGAAAGGAGAGCCCAGCATGATCACCAAGGAGAATGTTGTGCTGGCAAAGGAGATATCATAA
- the bag3 gene encoding BAG family molecular chaperone regulator 3 isoform X2 produces MKHPILRPGYVPIPVFHEGAELRQQQHPCYSYIQPSTAQNIRTDGRTSSPTPGLHCRPRSPLHGPSDNCSTEPGKASSPVSQTPEVYTVPHHQPSRPSSTSLQAGYIPIPVIHEGGGGQTQTQAQLNPSVYSQRSPFPEHQQPFHRIQTDEWPGYSAAIQSPRERASPILLPQHRDSIHLPPHVRSQSPIITQVLGERPQAQQHVLTRDPPQRIEQEQQSTQQKPENTQLPQPLHTEPDVQKPQQPQQFHQPPPQQPQQFHQPQPFHQPQQFQQPQQFHQPQQFQQPQQFQQPPQFQQAPPQMPPQPQHPEQSMPPQQQFQQPQKQEQQFQQPQKSEQPQQHTADITVQIPPKPEAQDMTAVPPEVPPVKVEAEQAAQCPIHPGLAKVQQIVDRVSKLEQEVKCFDGKKNDKKYLLLEELLTKELLALDSVDPEGRADVRQARRDGVRRVQTILEELEQLEEQPAKPANETAMEGDNLTQKGEPSMITKENVVLAKEIS; encoded by the exons ATGAAGCACCCCATTCTTCGCCCAGGTTATGTTCCTATCCCAGTCTTTCATGAGGGTGCAGaactgaggcagcagcagcatccatgtTATTCCTACATCCAGCCAAGCACTGCACAGAATATCCGGACAGACGGGCGGACATCTTCCCCCACGCCAGGGCTCCACTGCAGGCCAAGATCACCTTTACATGGACCTTCAGACAACTGCTCCACTGAGCCTGGAAAGGCCAGCTCGCCTGTTTCTCAAACACCAGAG gTTTACACTGTCCCGCATCACCAACCTTCACGGCCCAGCAGCACTAGTCTTCAAGCAGGTTACATCCCCATCCCGGTGATCCATGAGGGCGGAGGAGGCCAAACGCAAACACAGGCTCAATTAAATCCCTCAGTATACTCTCAGCGCAGCCCCTTCCCCGAGCACCAGCAGCCCTTCCATCGCATTCAGACGGACGAATGGCCTGGCTACTCTGCAGCAATCCAGTCTCCCCGGGAAAGGGCTTCCCCGATACTGCTTCCCCAGCATCGTGATTCTATTCACCTCCCACCTCATGTTAGAAGCCAGTCACCTATTATTACACAGGTGCTGGGAGAAAGACCACAg GCTCAGCAGCACGTCCTCACAAGAGACCCACCCCAGAGAATTGAGCAGGAACAACAAAGCACTCAACAGAAACCTGAGAACACACAGCTCCCCCAGCCATTGCACACAGAACCTGATGTCCAGAAGCCTCAACAACCTCAACAGTTCCACCAGCCTCCACCTCAGCAACCTCAACAGTTCCACCAACCTCAACCGTTCCACCAACCTCAGCAGTTCCAACAACCTCAGCAGTTCCACCAACCTCAGCAGTTTCAACAACCTCAGCAGTTCCAGCAACCACCACAGTTCCAGCAGGCACCACCTCAGATGCCTCCACAGCCTCAGCATCCTGAACAGTCAATGCCACCGCAGCAACAGTTCCAGCAGCCCCAGAAACAAGAGCAACAGTTCCAGCAACCCCAGAAATCAGAGCAACCACAACAACATACTGCAGATATCACAGTTCAAATACCCCCAAAACCAGAGGCCCAGGACATGACAGCCGTTCCCCCAGAGGTCCCACCTGTAAAGGTAGAGGCTGAACAGGCTGCTCAGTGCCCTATCCACCCAGGCTTGGCTAAGGTACAACAGATAGTCGACCGGGTTTCTAAACTGGAGCAGgaggtgaaatgttttgatgGAAAGAAGAATGATAAGAAATACTTGTTACTGGAGGAGTTGCTGACCAAAGAGCTCTTAGCACTGGACTCGGTCGACCCAGAGGGTCGTGCAGATGTGCGGCAGGCAAGACGGGATGGAGTCCGACGTGTTCAGACCATACTGGAAGAACTGGAGCAACTGGAGGAACAGCCAGCCAAGCCTGCCAACGAGACCGCGATGGAGGGAGACAACTTGACACAGAAAGGAGAGCCCAGCATGATCACCAAGGAGAATGTTGTGCTGGCAAAGGAGATATCATAA